A window of uncultured Litoreibacter sp. contains these coding sequences:
- a CDS encoding Hpt domain-containing protein, which translates to MVDWVRTEELRQDFGEEDFLEIAGMFIAEVEERLASLAGKSPASLSEDFHFLKGSAANLGFHSFQVACSQAETAPQHADLAHINELFATSKDAFLDRYQRDKQVA; encoded by the coding sequence ATGGTCGATTGGGTGCGCACAGAAGAACTTCGCCAGGATTTCGGGGAAGAAGATTTTCTCGAAATCGCGGGCATGTTTATCGCGGAGGTGGAAGAAAGGCTGGCCTCTTTGGCCGGAAAATCGCCCGCCAGCCTGTCGGAGGATTTTCATTTCCTCAAAGGCAGCGCGGCAAATCTTGGGTTTCATTCCTTTCAGGTTGCTTGCAGTCAGGCCGAAACGGCTCCGCAGCATGCCGATTTGGCTCATATCAATGAATTGTTCGCGACCTCCAAGGACGCATTCCTGGACCGATATCAGCGCGACAAACAGGTGGCCTGA
- the ilvA gene encoding threonine ammonia-lyase IlvA, with product MTDFETAARRATAQMRQVFDATPLQRNDYLSDKFDANIWLKREDLSPVRSYKIRGAFNAMRKQRALNPDQRNFVCASAGNHAQGFAYMCKSFEVRGEIFMPITTPQQKIDKTRAFGGENVKIRLTGDYFDQTLAAAQAHCAETGAHFLAPFDDVDVIEGQASVAVEILDGLEHAPDLVVLPVGGGGLSAGVTKFMSLTAPSTAFRYAEPAGGASLAAALASGAPTTLPHVDNFVDGAAVARIGNHTFAELSGVKPDHVLSAPEDRICTTIIELLNVEGIVLEPAGALVLDVMDELRPLVKGKTVVCVTSGGNFDFERLPEVKERAMRYAGRKKYLILRMPQRPGALREFLDLLGPNDDIARFEYLKKSARNFGTVLIGIETEDAATFDDLFEKMEIAGFEHRDITNDPVLSEFLI from the coding sequence ATGACCGATTTTGAAACGGCGGCGCGCCGCGCAACGGCCCAGATGCGCCAGGTCTTCGACGCCACCCCGCTGCAGCGCAATGACTACCTGTCCGACAAATTTGACGCCAACATCTGGCTGAAGCGCGAAGATCTGTCGCCGGTTCGGTCTTACAAGATACGCGGCGCATTCAACGCAATGCGCAAGCAGCGCGCGCTGAACCCCGACCAACGGAACTTTGTCTGCGCAAGCGCCGGGAACCACGCGCAGGGGTTTGCCTATATGTGCAAGAGCTTTGAGGTTCGCGGCGAGATTTTCATGCCGATCACCACGCCCCAGCAGAAGATCGACAAGACCCGGGCCTTTGGCGGCGAAAACGTCAAGATAAGGTTAACCGGGGATTACTTCGACCAGACCCTCGCGGCCGCGCAAGCGCATTGCGCCGAGACTGGCGCGCATTTTCTGGCACCGTTCGACGATGTGGATGTGATTGAAGGCCAGGCCTCGGTCGCGGTTGAAATCCTGGACGGCCTGGAACACGCGCCCGATTTGGTGGTCTTGCCCGTCGGCGGCGGCGGGTTGTCGGCGGGGGTGACGAAATTCATGTCGCTGACCGCCCCCTCAACCGCGTTTCGATATGCGGAACCTGCCGGCGGTGCCAGCCTTGCCGCCGCATTGGCAAGTGGCGCCCCGACAACACTGCCCCATGTGGACAATTTCGTTGACGGCGCGGCCGTCGCCCGCATCGGCAATCATACATTTGCCGAACTGTCCGGGGTGAAACCGGACCATGTCCTCAGCGCGCCCGAAGACAGGATTTGCACCACCATCATCGAGCTACTGAATGTCGAGGGAATCGTGCTGGAGCCCGCAGGCGCGTTGGTGCTGGACGTGATGGACGAATTACGCCCCTTGGTGAAGGGCAAGACCGTTGTTTGCGTGACCTCGGGCGGGAACTTCGATTTCGAACGGCTGCCGGAGGTGAAGGAGCGCGCCATGCGCTACGCGGGGCGCAAGAAATACCTGATCTTGCGCATGCCGCAACGCCCGGGCGCTTTGCGCGAATTTCTTGACCTTCTGGGGCCAAATGACGACATCGCGCGGTTTGAATATTTGAAGAAGTCGGCCCGCAACTTTGGTACGGTGCTCATCGGCATCGAGACGGAGGACGCGGCCACTTTTGATGACCTGTTTGAAAAAATGGAGATCGCAGGATTTGAACACCGCGATATCACCAATGACCCCGTACTGTCTGAGTTTCTGATTTAG
- a CDS encoding HAD family hydrolase, protein MKIACWSGPRNLSTAMMYSFANRTDFTVMDEPFYGSFLRETGLPHPMASDVIKAHESDWEKAAASCAVEGRPHVYQKHMCHHILEQTPMGWAEDCRHVFLIRHPARVLASYQAKREEVTLNDIGVEQQIDLYEEFGGIVIDSADIRDNPEAMLRALCAALDLDFDPAMLSWPSGGIAEDGIWAQHWYNAVHKSTGFAGPEGPLPDLSGHLAELCEDALPAYAILRTQRLKPS, encoded by the coding sequence ATGAAAATTGCCTGCTGGTCCGGCCCGCGCAACCTGTCCACCGCGATGATGTACAGTTTCGCAAACCGCACCGATTTCACCGTCATGGATGAACCGTTTTACGGATCTTTTCTGCGCGAAACCGGCCTGCCCCATCCCATGGCCTCTGACGTGATCAAGGCGCATGAAAGCGACTGGGAAAAGGCCGCGGCCTCCTGCGCGGTCGAGGGGCGCCCGCATGTCTATCAAAAACATATGTGTCATCACATCTTGGAACAGACCCCCATGGGCTGGGCTGAGGACTGCCGCCATGTCTTCCTAATTCGTCATCCGGCCCGGGTGCTGGCCAGCTATCAGGCCAAGCGGGAAGAGGTGACGCTGAACGATATCGGCGTCGAACAGCAAATCGACCTGTATGAGGAATTCGGCGGCATTGTCATCGACAGCGCCGATATCCGGGACAACCCCGAAGCGATGTTGCGTGCGCTCTGCGCCGCGCTGGATCTGGATTTCGACCCGGCTATGCTGTCTTGGCCATCAGGCGGCATCGCCGAAGATGGCATCTGGGCACAACACTGGTACAACGCCGTCCACAAGAGCACGGGCTTTGCGGGGCCCGAAGGTCCGTTGCCGGACCTTTCAGGACATCTTGCAGAGCTGTGCGAGGATGCCCTGCCAGCATACGCGATTTTGCGCACGCAGAGGCTCAAACCTAGTTAA
- a CDS encoding YjgN family protein: protein MSDLSSGGTQQFEFRGKAGEWFGIWIVNLLLSIITIGIYSAWAKVRTKKYFYNHTFVQDRNFDYHATGGQILIGRLIFIGGYVAFSLIISLVPFLGIILVLGLLVLIPWLIVKSMQFNARVSSFSNVRFNFVGKTGRAFVVFILMPIVAYIVIAALLGGGGALAFTSGSVALGAILGIAGIVVMFFAFPIVDKAVKQYVVNNYRLGNAEFLLDVSLKPFVKAFGFAFGWVLVVGLLSALLLGNSVVGAFEALEALDNGGDPDPAALGVLGLLYLLFFVALLPAGFIYQAMIRNTMYNNTTLTGGHQFRSTVGPAKLLWIALSNAIVVAFTLGLMLPWAHVRMHKYLATQTFLIPGGSLDDFVGKQVEDGMSVADAYTDLEGVDFGMPL from the coding sequence ATGAGTGACCTGAGTTCGGGCGGAACCCAGCAGTTTGAGTTTCGCGGAAAGGCCGGCGAGTGGTTCGGCATCTGGATCGTGAACCTGCTGCTGAGCATCATTACAATCGGCATCTATTCGGCATGGGCCAAGGTGCGCACCAAGAAATATTTCTACAACCACACCTTCGTTCAGGACCGCAATTTTGACTACCACGCAACCGGCGGGCAAATCCTGATTGGCCGCCTGATTTTCATCGGTGGCTATGTCGCGTTCTCGCTGATCATTTCGCTGGTGCCGTTCCTTGGCATCATCCTGGTGCTCGGCTTGCTGGTGTTGATCCCGTGGCTGATCGTGAAATCCATGCAGTTCAACGCGCGGGTTTCCAGCTTCTCCAACGTACGGTTCAACTTTGTGGGCAAGACAGGGCGCGCCTTTGTGGTCTTCATCCTGATGCCGATCGTGGCCTATATCGTGATCGCGGCGCTTTTGGGCGGCGGCGGCGCATTGGCATTTACCAGCGGCAGCGTGGCCCTGGGCGCAATTTTGGGCATTGCGGGTATTGTCGTGATGTTCTTTGCCTTCCCGATCGTGGACAAAGCCGTCAAGCAATACGTGGTGAACAACTACCGTTTGGGCAATGCCGAATTTCTGCTTGATGTCTCCTTGAAACCCTTCGTCAAAGCCTTCGGCTTTGCGTTCGGATGGGTTTTGGTGGTGGGCCTGCTGTCGGCCCTGCTTCTGGGCAACAGCGTTGTTGGCGCATTTGAAGCGCTGGAAGCGCTGGACAACGGCGGCGACCCGGACCCGGCGGCGCTTGGAGTTCTTGGCCTTTTGTATCTGTTGTTCTTTGTGGCCCTGCTGCCCGCAGGGTTCATCTATCAGGCCATGATCCGCAACACGATGTACAACAACACCACCCTGACAGGCGGACACCAATTCCGGTCCACCGTTGGCCCGGCGAAGCTTTTGTGGATCGCGTTGTCCAATGCGATTGTTGTGGCCTTTACCTTGGGGCTGATGCTGCCATGGGCGCATGTGCGGATGCACAAATACCTGGCGACACAGACCTTCCTGATCCCCGGCGGGTCGCTAGATGATTTTGTGGGCAAGCAGGTGGAAGACGGCATGTCAGTCGCGGATGCCTATACCGATCTGGAAGGCGTCGACTTCGGGATGCCCCTGTAA
- a CDS encoding argininosuccinate synthase, with product MSAPKKVVLAYSGGLDTSIILKWLQTEYGCEVVTFTADLGQGEELEPARKKAELLGIKPENIFIEDVREEFVRDFVFPMFRANAVYEGLYLLGTSIARPLISKRLVEIAEATGADAVSHGATGKGNDQVRFELSAYALNPDIKVIAPWREWDLSSRTKLLEFAEANQIPIAKDKRGEAPFSVDANLLHTSSEGKVLEDPAEMAPDYVYQRTVHPEDAPETPEYVEVGFERGDAVSINGEAMSPASVLAKLNELGGKHGCGRLDLVEGRFVGMKSRGVYETPGGTLLLEAHRGIESITLDRGAAHLKDELMPRYAELIYNGFWFSPEREMLQAAIDASQAHVTGTVKLKLYKGSARTVGRWSDHSLYSEAHVTFEEDAGAYDQTDAAGFIQLNALRLKLLAARDKRFK from the coding sequence ATGTCCGCGCCCAAAAAAGTTGTTCTCGCCTATTCCGGTGGCCTTGATACCTCGATCATTTTGAAATGGTTGCAGACCGAATATGGCTGCGAGGTTGTCACCTTCACCGCCGACCTTGGTCAGGGCGAAGAGCTGGAGCCCGCGCGCAAGAAGGCGGAACTGTTGGGCATCAAACCCGAAAACATCTTCATCGAGGATGTGCGCGAAGAATTTGTGCGTGACTTCGTTTTCCCGATGTTTCGGGCCAATGCGGTCTATGAAGGGCTCTACCTGCTGGGCACGTCGATCGCGCGGCCATTGATCTCGAAACGGTTGGTTGAAATTGCGGAGGCAACCGGCGCTGACGCGGTGTCCCACGGCGCGACGGGCAAGGGCAACGATCAGGTGCGGTTCGAACTTAGCGCATATGCGTTGAACCCCGACATCAAGGTCATTGCACCGTGGCGGGAGTGGGATTTGTCGTCGCGCACCAAATTGCTGGAATTCGCCGAGGCAAACCAGATCCCGATTGCCAAGGACAAACGCGGCGAAGCACCGTTCAGTGTAGACGCGAACCTTCTGCACACCTCGTCCGAGGGCAAGGTTCTGGAAGACCCAGCCGAGATGGCGCCGGACTACGTATACCAGCGGACCGTGCATCCCGAAGATGCGCCCGAGACCCCGGAATATGTGGAAGTCGGGTTTGAGAGGGGCGATGCGGTCAGCATCAATGGCGAGGCGATGTCGCCAGCGTCCGTCCTGGCCAAGCTGAACGAACTGGGCGGAAAGCATGGCTGCGGCCGCCTTGATCTGGTCGAGGGGCGGTTTGTCGGCATGAAGTCCCGCGGCGTGTACGAGACCCCGGGGGGAACTTTGCTGTTGGAGGCCCATCGCGGGATTGAGTCGATCACGCTCGACCGGGGGGCGGCACATCTGAAGGACGAGCTGATGCCGCGCTATGCGGAACTGATCTACAATGGCTTCTGGTTCTCACCGGAGCGCGAGATGTTGCAAGCGGCAATCGATGCCTCGCAGGCGCACGTCACGGGGACCGTGAAGCTGAAGCTCTACAAGGGTTCGGCGCGGACGGTTGGCCGGTGGTCTGACCATTCGCTCTATTCCGAGGCGCATGTGACGTTTGAGGAAGACGCAGGGGCCTATGATCAGACGGATGCGGCGGGCTTTATTCAACTCAACGCGCTGCGGCTCAAACTGCTGGCCGCACGCGACAAGCGGTTCAAGTAA